CAAGATTGCAGACAAATCATGAAAAGTGTTATTTCATTTTTCTagtttttaaaagtattaaaagagCTCAGTCTATTTAAAAAGATGAATATTTcatccagtatttgtgtgtGAAAGATCATGTATCGCATTGGATTGTTTCAGTGAGGATGTTCCCTCTGAAGGCAGCTGACTACTTTCTATAAACTTGACACTTGTCAATTAGTAGATTTAGTAGCTCTTAAATCCTGTGTCATCCTCTTCACAGGGAATAAAGTCAACCCCTCCACCTGTTCCTCCACTCAAACCATCTCCAGCTaaaagtgtcatggctctgcttcatttagtcatgtttttcttggtcctctagcagagccatgacaaagcctttggttatgtgtggagagaaacatattattgtccttttgacaataatatgcgttctctccagtgtctcgtcattggccccgcccctctcgtttcatttATTGCCTTCCTCTcctgtcttatgttccacacctgccctcgctcgttatccctcgtttgtctctcctttataataccctcatgtttcattgtcttgttgttcGGTCATTGTTTCCagtttgtcttgttgctcgtcaaGCGTCTACCGTCAGTGCCGGTTCCCGTTGTGGCTGTTTCGTCtatcttagtaagtgtttagtttagtttattatgtCAAGTGCtgtttagtctagtttagtgtcagttagtcttctTCCTGTTATTGATCCTGTTTTATGTTGTGATACCctatcgtgggtctttgttttgtttttttgttaataataaaagtgtttttgttaaccccttcaacctctgctgcctgcaattgggttcttccacacgtttcatgacagaatgaccgagcccgccagaacccagcaggcagctccaaaggacggcacggcgtcgtcctcgcgggccgccctagcccacttgctgctggggttccgtcaggggagttcgccggggcattctcgacggtggcgaggtcgtctgagtttggcgaggcggagttgaaggcaatcttcaactgctgcctcactcagcgcctcgccccgtcggagaagaggctgctggctccccttgggttcgcggacatggtcaggttcgtggccaaccgggacggtcCCGAGGGTGAGGTTCCACTCGGAGCCCTCACCCCACGGTCGACCGCTCCGGAgggcctcgtcctggctgccgctgcccggggggactcagtacccttcggcttgagctccacggtccccggttctcctggcggAGCCTGTGGGTGAGGTGTGACCCGGGGATGAAGTCTGCGGTCTCCATGGTTCCGCCTAAGTTGGCTACGGACccagtggtgcggagaaggagggagaagcGTCAAGGAggagcgtccagtccggtgcagccggcgtccagtccggtgcagccggcgtccagtccggtgcagccggcgtccagtccggtgcagccggcgtccagtccggtgatccagccggcgtcccagtccggtgatccagccggcgtcccagtccggtgatccagccggcgtcccagtccggtgatccagccggcgtcccagtccggtgatccagccggcgtcccagtccggtgatccagccggcgtcccagtccggtgatccagccggcgtcccagtccggtgatccagccggcgtcccagtccggtgatccagccggcgtcccagtccggtgatccagccggcgtcccagtccggtgatccagccggcgtcccagtccggtgatccagccggcgtcccagtccggtgatccagccggcgtcccagtccggtgatccagccggcgtcccagtccggtgatccagccggcgtcccagtccggtgatccagccggcgtcccagtccggtgatccagccggcgtcccagtccggtgatccagccggcgtcccagtccggtgatccagccggcgtcccagtccggtgatccagccggcgtcccagtccggtgatccagccggcgtcccagtccggtgatccagccggcgtcccagtccggtgatccagccggcgtcccagtccggtgatccagccggcgtcccagtccggtgatccagccggcgtcccagtccggtgatccagccggcgtcccagtccggtgatccagccggcgtcccagtccggtgatccagccggcgtccagtgattatatcggatttgaagctcgtcatgtaaacacacacatcaatcagatcacttaattgacctttcatgtaaacactacattcagattgcacaatctgattaaattcaatcccatgtgtccatgtaaacgcagctattgATTCACATCTGATCCGCTTTTATTAGTAGTTTATTAAtctgatttgttgtttttccaCAGGAAACACAGTGCAGGTGGTTTCCATACAACCTCCCATCATTCCAAGAAAATGAGCCGAAGTGACGTCGTCATGTGACTCACCTGAACAAATGACACACTGTCCGACCTTGAATTCATTTGTCTAATACATGacaatatatttataacattatgaaatattttatttattacttttatgtGATTCTAAATTAAAGTCACTGAATTGTATGGAGTTGTGTGAGTGTGACTGTGTGTCAGTCCCGTGACGGATGCTGGGATAACAATCattaaagataaataaatagaaaataatacaaatagaaaATTGGCATCACCTTTTGGTTGTGATAAGTAGTGTAGCTCTTCAGTTGGAATTCTGTCGAAacgtttgtttaaaatgtaatttaaaaaaattacataacTTAAAATGGCAGAACTCTATAGTTTGATATACAGATCACAGTGATACGTCAAGATCATGTGCAACAacaaaccacacaaacacaaagtgtTCATCTGTATTGAAATTCTTTTATTACAAAGACTTCATTAGTTTTTTCATGCAAACTTTTTTTCTGCACAAAGTGTGTTGAGACATAATAACGAGACacttaaaaatagattttttttttattcagcacAAAGTTAGTTTTTTCTGcacaaaatcatttttctttGCACAAAGTCCGTTTTTTTCTATGATGCACATGCACAGTGAATTTTTTCATGCACAGAGATGCCCTGTCTTCATGAAGACTATGGACAATCTCACAAAAGTAATACAATTAAATCCTTTTTGTTCTTGTCCGTTTTAAAGGCTTGAGGTCTTGTGAGGTGAGATGGTTTGGATGAGCGCTGCTGTTGTTCGGTATCTCTAAAGGAATGAGTCTCACTGGCAGCCTCCTCCTCATCTTTAcaccttcatcatcatcatcatcacgggTCCAGATGTTTTTGTTGAGATGACATAAAGGAAGATGTTCTCCCATGAGGCTGTTGCCCGTTCTTTTCAGGGCGGTGATGGGGTTCACAGGAAGACGTGTTGCATCCAAAACAGGCGTGTTTTTAGACACCCCACGCGTGTTCTTACTGCTTCCAGACGTACGTGTGTCCATCCTGACAGGTAAAGATGGACGGAACAAAGACGTTGTGTTCCTCGTGTCGGTCGTGTTTCTCTCAGACAGGACGAACACATTTGAAGAAGCTCTAAAGCCTCGACGCTCAAGAAGTTTTGAAGCTTCTGTCCTCTGCactgaaaacacaaataaacatcaaTACATAGACTAATCTTACTTCATTTGACTTTTTAACCTACAAAAGCCATGAACTTCAGAAAGTAAACAAACGACGTTTCAGTGAGAGTCCATCGGTAAATGACCGCAGTAAAGATAGTTTAGCGGAAACAATTCACAAATCAAACTGGACAAGATGACGgtctttttaggtatttaagtcCTCAGCTTCGTGAGTTATacgcgtttaaaaaaaaacagtcgcAAAAATAAAACGCGGATATCATGCCGGGGAAACCGCTTCACATGAATTCACAAATCACGGTGTGCAAAATAAGAAAACGTGTTCATGTATACAGCAGCGCGATGCGGATTCACAACTTAAAAACGTCCGAATGTCAAACCGCCAAACTATCTTTACTGCGGTTATGAAATGGCGGGAATGAGTTTACTCACTAATCATCAAGCGAGTGGCCAAAACGCCATTTCACTCCTTGAACCACATTACTTTACAAATACTATGATGTTCTGACACCTCAAATATATAAACTAACGTTACTCACGTTTTCCATTCTGCTCGATGGGCGGCAGGAATGAAGATCTGCTCGACTTCTGTCTGATCGCCGTCAGACTCAGAGCAGAAGATCGGTCAGAAAGCCGTTGACCTCTGACACTGAGGCAGGGTAAGAGAATTCTCTTGTCCATGTCCTTCATTTTTAGATGATAAAGTCCCTCAAACTGACGAGAATTATCGAAGAGCAAAGTATCGCTGACAACAGTCAGACAACAACAAACTAAAGATGTTATCACGCACGCAAGATGCAGCACTCGTGCCGTGACGTCACCACGCCTCAAACCGCACATCGCGGTTCATTAAAAGATTTTCCATATTTATAAATACGTCTTTATCTGCAACACGATAACAACGATTTGCACGCCATGCCTAAGGTCTGAAATTATGAAATCTGCTCGTATTTTCGACATAATAATGATAATCAACCTCGAAACCTTATTGGCCGCATCAGTGGAGCAGTAACCAATCAGAGAATCGCAGAAATTGTGGACAGATTTGCATATCAGCAACACAGTAAGCACAAAAATTCAATATAAAcctaaaagtgtgtgtgtactggtATTCATGTGTGGGGCCCTAATGTCCGCACAAAGATAGTAATACCAGTACATTTCGacattgtggggacattttgtagGTCCCCGTGAgggaaaacagcttataaatgaTATAGAATGATATTTATTGAATAGAAAAGAATAGAAGAACAAATCGAAAAGAATCTTTCTTTGTCTTAATTATTCAATCCTTCACAATACTTCCTCAATTCTTTCTCCACACTTAAAGTGATGTTTAGTTCCACATGTGTGAATCACATTTATATgacgttttttttaattatttaatttcatttgtagacaaatgtttgttttttatagcGTGCGGTACTCGACGTTACGGCTCGTGTTTCTGGGGGACTGTTTCAGTACGGCACAATTTCTCGCGCTCCTATTGGCTACATGTCACTCTGCttaaatctgattggctgtagCACAGATGTCGCGAATGTGCTTTTTGCTCGCGCCTGGAGATTGCAGTATCTGTGAAGCGTCTTTTACCTCAAGAAACATCAAAATCACCAAGAAACTGACGGATTCCGTCTCTAATCTCTGCGCAGTTTGCTCATGCGGTATTAAAGGCGTCTGAAAGTGAGTTTTATTCTGTGATGCTTAGTGATGTTCAGTTCTGTTTACCGGAGATAATAAAGCAGTGGTGCGACGTCAGCTTCTCAGAGGGGTTGaatatttaagaaaatgaatcatggttttattatttttaactgTAGTTATCTTTTTTTGGACGATCGATTACCATTGTATAATCGCAATTTTACTATTAAtactatggttactgtaatAAATGCATGTTTAATAACTGTTGTTTATAGCTATAGTTTATAGTAGTATCGTTTGTAACACTGGTTTGATTGTCGTTTTGACACACGTGATTCAACtgcatcacacacacgcattaTCTCAGAGTTTGTCTTGTTGAGAAATCATCAGACATCAGGATTCTGTGTCACttctcacattttttttacagatgtcGTTTCATGTTGGTCGTGGAGCTCCGAGGGGAAGACCAGCAGCTCCAGGGCAGATGTACCACCCCAGTCCTCCGCGGTATCACTACGATCCTCCGGCCGGCCCTGCTCCTGTATATAACCATCCTGGCTGCAGCGGTTACATGCCgccacctcctcctcctcctgacCTCATGCCTTTTCACTTTCCTGCACCGTTACAAGGCCCTAACGCCCTGCCCCAGTGCCCCGTACGACCTCCAGTGTTCCCAGAGCGCCCGCCTTTTCTTCCACCCGCTCCTCACGGCTCTGACTGCTCTGCTCAGCTCCCGCCTCAGAGCTCCTACTCCTACATGATGCCCCCGGTTACCTCGCTGCCCCTGACACGGATGCCACCCCCACCGCTGCCCTCTATGTCCTATCCGCCCTCATATCCAATGAGCTACCCTCCCCAACCACAGGTCCCTCCTCCGCCCAGTTTCAGTCACTCTTATGCTCCGCCTGGGGGCTCGTTCAAACCCGACCTTCCTCCGCAGTACAAGCCGGACAGTTGCGCCCGCTCGCCTGAGAGGCTCCGTCACCATGACGGCCACCGGCACAGGGGCCATGGCTACGGAGCATacggaggcagagagagagagagagacagaggacgCAGTCCTGAGCGCAGACGGTCAGATAGCCCGCGGTACAAAGGAGACTACGACAGGGGCCGTGTTGCACAGAGACATCGCAGCAGGTAACACGCTTCTGACATTTCCCTTTCCAGTGTCTGTCATACAGCTCAGAAATATTTACCCGACAAATGTGGATTACATTATGTTATTATCATCACATCAGTCAGATTTGATCAGAATAAAATTCTTgggaaatgtgaatttaatatAACCTTGTACATGAGCAGTTTTAATACACACATTTGCGAAAAGAagaatttcagattttttaaagtCTTCATCTGCGTCACAATTACTGACAAACACGTCTGCACACCAGAGGCTCACtgtttgctttggcaatatcGTGAAGAATTTGTTCCAAAATGTATTCATGTTCTCACAGGATGAGGTTTAACACTTTCTCTATCCTGCAGAGAGCACTATCGCCATAGAGATGAGCGATGCTCTCCCCCCTCGgacagacacagaaaacacgcTCGCACCCGCTCGAGCAGTCGAGAGAGAAAACGCCGGCGCGTGGAGGTGGAGAAAGAGAGGAGAACAGATGCAGGCACGAGCAGCAGAGAGAAATCTGTGAGCAGCAGAAGAGACGCAGATGAGATGTCCAGTGAACGTCACGTGGAGGAGAAAGGAGAGGAGGATTCACTGAAACCCGCCTGGATCCGCTGCACGCACGCTGAGAGCTACTACTCCAATGATCCAATGGATCAAGTGGTATGACCGTCATGAACATATACACTATCACAGCATCTGCACTATCgcttgtgtgtgatgtgtgtgttcagAGGGATTCTGCGGTTGTGTTTTATCTGATGTGTGTGTTCAGGGTGACTCTACGGTTGTGGGTACGAGTAAGCTGAGAGATCTGTATGAGAGGTTTGAAGAAGAGCTCGGCCGGAGACAGGAACGCACTAAATCCAGTCGACCTAAATGGCAGCCACCCAAAACCAAACTGGACCAGGatgaaggtgtgtgtgtgtgtgtgtgtgtgggtgtgggtgtgCACTCCTGTGAATCAGAGTGTGTGAGTCTGAAGTGTGTGAGTCTGATGTGTGCACAGATGAGAGCTCCAGTGAATCAGAGTGTGAGTCTGATGAAGGTGGCAGCAGTTGTTCGAGCAGTTCAGACTCTGAGGTGTTTGACGTCATCGCTGAGATCAAGAGGAAGAAAGCTCATCCTGATCGTCTACATGAGGAGTTGTGGTATAATGATCCGGGACAGGTGCGTTTCATCTTTACATGTTTGCCCTGTTCATACAGCCTTTTTTCagtctcttttttttaaacttctCACAAATTTTGATTAAGCAGAAATCTGTTAACATACTGACAGACAGACTGACAGATTTTTGTGTTCAGATTAggactgtcaaacgattaatatCATCCAGgacaaaagtttgtttttacatatgtgtctgtgtactgtgcatattcattttgtatttataaaaccgtacacgtgtgtgtgtgtgtgtgtgtatatatatatataatgagaactccgttttaaaaaaaattctaaaatcatgttttttttattgtgcattccagttaatatcaatcaaaccgcattggtttgttttgatttaagccataataactcaagaaATGCAgctaataaacacaataaaaacatgatttttgattttttttataaacgaggttatctcattttggaaccaaactcttaatttatttaggaaatatttggatgtatttattttgaccAATAATTGaagttatatataaatgtttattaatttttatattatatatatttcttaaatatacagtatatacatgcgtgtatgtgtttataaatataaaattaatatgcacagacatgtattatgtaaacaaaaacttttgttctggatgccattaatcacgattaattgtttgacagccctagttgagATATTTGCTGTAAATTCATTACAACACTTGCTTATGAACTTGCTTCATGGCATAGAGTGAAGtcaaattgtaatatttttctttttcttatgTGTTTCAAACTCAGATGAATGATGGTCCCTTGTGTAAGTGCAGTGCTAAAGCCAGACGTACTGGAATCCGTCACAGTATTTATCCTGGTGAAGAGGTAAAGTTTGATTCATTCCCTTCATCTGTCTCAGGAATGATTTCTAATGCTTTCTCAGAAACGTTTCATTGCTAAAATTGGGTTTTGAATGTTTTCTCCTAGCCGGTGAACACGTGTCGACCGATGAACAACAACGCTGGCAAACTGTTTCACTACAGAATCACTGTGTCCCCGCCCACCAACTTCCTGGTACATTTCTTTTCTGAGTGCGTCAAACACATTCATCTGTTTGTTtggatgtgttgtgttgtgttgttacGGTGAATGTGGTCGTTGTGTGTTTCAGACGGACAGACCCACAGTGATTGAATATGATGATCATGAGTATCTGTTTGAGGGGTTCTCACTCTTCTCTCACACACCTCTCACTAATGTAAGTGTCCATTCACATGTTCTCAAAGCCATCATGAAAGCTGGAATCTTTGATCTGCCTGATGCTGTTTTCATAGTTTTTCCTGTGCTTGGATGGCCAAATAACGACTTGCAAACTTGATGTCAGTGATTTCAATCTTAACTGAGGTGTAGTTAGTATTTACTCTACAGCAGTTCAGTTTGTTCACTATACTTTACATTGATATTAAGGAAATCTTTTTAAATGAGCGcacgtgatttttttaaatgcaccgTCAGACGGGAATAAGGTTGAAATGGTATTAATGTTGGTGTGTTGATGACGTGtctgtgttttctctctcaGATTCCTCTGTGTCAAGTTATTCGTTTCAACATTGACTACACCATTCACTTCATCGAGGAGATGTCACCTGAGGTCTGATGTCATTCTCTTTCATACAGTCACTGGATCATTTACATCTCAACATGATTTCATGTTTCTCACACACTGGGTTATAATacgattataaaataaatcactCAAGATACAATATCTGCGACATATTTCTGACACGTCGTTTGTTTAACAGCACATTCACGATCTGTTCTGTTTGTGTAGAACTACTGTGTCAAGGGTCTGGAGCTTTTCTCCTCGTATCTCTTCAGAGACATTCTAGAGCTCTACGACTGGAACCTAACAggtaacacagacacacacacacacacacagctctctTGCCTTCTCTTCACACTCATATTACGTGTCGTCTTACAGGTCCTGAAGATGAAGCACCTCAAGGTTGTCAGAGATTTCATTTCATGCCGCGCTTTGTTCGCTTCCTCCCAGGTAGCATCACTCTTGATAAGTTGAATGAGGATTTTGTGTAGAGAAGGATAGtgatgtgagtgtttgtgtgtcagaTGGAGGTAAGGAGGTGCTGTCCATGCATCAGGTGTTGTTGTACATGCTGCACAGCAGTAAGCCGCTGGTTCCCGCTGAAGAGATCGCAAACATGTTACAGTGGGAGGAGCTGGAGTGGCAGAAGTACGCTGAAGAGTGCAAGGGCATGATCGTCACCAACCCTGGCATGGTGAAAAACACTCGTGCAAACATCACCTTCATATGCTGTCTGTGTGTTGATGAGTCAGCAGGACTGAATGCTTGTGTCGGTACTCGCAGAAACCAAGTTCAGTGAGGATCGATCAGTTAGATCGGGAGCAGTTCAACTCCAGCGTCATCACTTTCCCCATCATCGTTCATTTCGGCATCCGGCCGGCTCAGCTCAGTTACGCTGGAGACCCGCAGTAAGTGTGACATCAGCACACCCCTTCGAATCCACTCCACCAATCACAGACACTCATTTATACAACAGTAAATGATGCTGTCACGCTCAGGGCTGTCTCgattatgaaataatttttatttgacctcatcgcgatggtttcagatcatcgcaattattgcacatctctatagaaaacacaagggggagctgtagtgcctctgcatattgcatattttagtgtatatattgtaagtAAAGTATGGTAATACTGGTCAAATGTACCACCCACtttcaaacaaactttaaagcatataccataaacaTAACctgcaatacaatataatattatttaagataatctcagtgtgaaaaccaatctaccaaaatttcattaacagaatttttcataaacattttattgtagtcttgcaagtgaaaaaaactgactagaagcttttctatgactgatagtattttaatggtggcttcaattcactcctgatcaattgacaagtatttggcggtcgTATTATTGACACGTAAAAGCCTACACCTTGAATATATGATGAACCCAtttttccaatgtatttccaagGAAAAACCATAatcttatattcagaacaatatggtcgtttcaaagccaAATCAAagtgtatgagaattaaatgtcaaagccttaaaacagtcaattaatcgtcataatctcaatgatttattagacgaTTAATCATCAGCTAAATGTCATAATGGTGACGGCCCTAGTCACGCAGGTGTTCTGCTCAAATGAAAGAATCAACACGTGTGTAGGTGGAAGGGAACGTTGTCGCTCAAGAATGCGTTTATGGAACTCATACCAATAGTTTTTAGTAGCGTGTAATAGATTTTAGTGCTCGACTATTAATAATATGATGAAATGTTGTCGATTTCTGAAGCTCAGCTGTATGATCTTTGGTCGCAGGTATCAAAAGTTGTGGAAGAGTTACGTGAAGCTGCGTCACCTGCTGGCCAACAGCCCGAAGGTGAAACAGATTGATAAACAGAAGTTAACACAACGAGAGGTACGTGTTCAGAAAGCTTTGAGAACGTCAGTAACTAATGTGAACAACCAGCACACATTCTCAGACACTCCAGGCTTGTTCAAGTTAAACTATATCACCGCTGTTGAGGCGGGGCAGGACTAATGAGACCACCGCCAAGTGCTGTAT
This genomic window from Triplophysa rosa linkage group LG18, Trosa_1v2, whole genome shotgun sequence contains:
- the LOC130569658 gene encoding uncharacterized protein LOC130569658, which encodes MCGLRRGDVTARVLHLACVITSLVCCCLTVVSDTLLFDNSRQFEGLYHLKMKDMDKRILLPCLSVRGQRLSDRSSALSLTAIRQKSSRSSFLPPIEQNGKLQRTEASKLLERRGFRASSNVFVLSERNTTDTRNTTSLFRPSLPVRMDTRTSGSSKNTRGVSKNTPVLDATRLPVNPITALKRTGNSLMGEHLPLCHLNKNIWTRDDDDDEGVKMRRRLPVRLIPLEIPNNSSAHPNHLTSQDLKPLKRTRTKRI
- the drosha gene encoding ribonuclease 3 isoform X1, which codes for MSFHVGRGAPRGRPAAPGQMYHPSPPRYHYDPPAGPAPVYNHPGCSGYMPPPPPPPDLMPFHFPAPLQGPNALPQCPVRPPVFPERPPFLPPAPHGSDCSAQLPPQSSYSYMMPPVTSLPLTRMPPPPLPSMSYPPSYPMSYPPQPQVPPPPSFSHSYAPPGGSFKPDLPPQYKPDSCARSPERLRHHDGHRHRGHGYGAYGGRERERDRGRSPERRRSDSPRYKGDYDRGRVAQRHRSREHYRHRDERCSPPSDRHRKHARTRSSSRERKRRRVEVEKERRTDAGTSSREKSVSSRRDADEMSSERHVEEKGEEDSLKPAWIRCTHAESYYSNDPMDQVGDSTVVGTSKLRDLYERFEEELGRRQERTKSSRPKWQPPKTKLDQDEDESSSESECESDEGGSSCSSSSDSEVFDVIAEIKRKKAHPDRLHEELWYNDPGQMNDGPLCKCSAKARRTGIRHSIYPGEEPVNTCRPMNNNAGKLFHYRITVSPPTNFLTDRPTVIEYDDHEYLFEGFSLFSHTPLTNIPLCQVIRFNIDYTIHFIEEMSPENYCVKGLELFSSYLFRDILELYDWNLTGPEDEAPQGCQRFHFMPRFVRFLPDGGKEVLSMHQVLLYMLHSSKPLVPAEEIANMLQWEELEWQKYAEECKGMIVTNPGMKPSSVRIDQLDREQFNSSVITFPIIVHFGIRPAQLSYAGDPQYQKLWKSYVKLRHLLANSPKVKQIDKQKLTQREEALQKIRQKNTMRREVTVELSSQSFWRTGVRSDICQHAMMLPVLTHHIRYHRCLMHLDDLIGYRFKERCLLQLAMTHPSHHLNFGMNPDHARNSLSNCGIRQPKYGDRKVHHMYMRKKGINTLINIMSRLGQDDPSPSRINHNERLEFLGDAVVEFLTSVHLFYLFPNLEEGGLATYRTAIVQNQHLAMLAKKLELDRFMLYAHGPDLCRESDLRHAMANCFEALIGAVYLEGGLKEAKLLFGRLLFNTEDLREVWLNFPPHPLQVQEPLTDRQLIESSPVLQKLTGFEEAIGVLFTHVRLLARAFTLRTVGFNHLTLGHNQRMEFLGDSIMQLVATEYLFIHFPDHHEGHLTLLRSSLVNNRTQAKVAEELGMQEHAITNDKTKRPVALRTKTLADLLESFIAALYIDKDLEYVHAFMNVCFFPRLKEFILNQDWNDPKSQLQQCCLTLRTEGKEPDIPLYKTLQTVGPSHARTYTVAVYFKGERIGCGKGPSIQQAEMGAAMDALEKYNFPQMAHQKRFIERKYRQELKEMRRERERQERESDEG
- the drosha gene encoding ribonuclease 3 isoform X2, with protein sequence MSFHVGRGAPRGRPAAPGQMYHPSPPRYHYDPPAGPAPVYNHPGCSGYMPPPPPPPDLMPFHFPAPLQGPNALPQCPVRPPVFPERPPFLPPAPHGSDCSAQLPPQSSYSYMMPPVTSLPLTRMPPPPLPSMSYPPSYPMSYPPQPQVPPPPSFSHSYAPPGGSFKPDLPPQYKPDSCARSPERLRHHDGHRHRGHGYGAYGGRERERDRGRSPERRRSDSPRYKGDYDRGRVAQRHRSREHYRHRDERCSPPSDRHRKHARTRSSSRERKRRRVEVEKERRTDAGTSSREKSVSSRRDADEMSSERHVEEKGEEDSLKPAWIRCTHAESYYSNDPMDQVGDSTVVGTSKLRDLYERFEEELGRRQERTKSSRPKWQPPKTKLDQDEDESSSESECESDEGGSSCSSSSDSEVFDVIAEIKRKKAHPDRLHEELWYNDPGQMNDGPLCKCSAKARRTGIRHSIYPGEEPVNTCRPMNNNAGKLFHYRITVSPPTNFLTDRPTVIEYDDHEYLFEGFSLFSHTPLTNIPLCQVIRFNIDYTIHFIEEMSPENYCVKGLELFSSYLFRDILELYDWNLTGPEDEAPQGCQRFHFMPRFVRFLPDGGKEVLSMHQVLLYMLHSSKPLVPAEEIANMLQWEELEWQKYAEECKGMIVTNPGMKPSSVRIDQLDREQFNSSVITFPIIVHFGIRPAQLSYAGDPQYQKLWKSYVKLRHLLANSPKVKQIDKQKLTQREEALQKIRQKNTMRREVTVELSSQSFWRTGVRSDICQHAMMLPVLTHHIRYHRCLMHLDDLIGYRFKERCLLQLAMTHPSHHLNFGMNPDHARNSLSNCGIRQPKYGDRKVHHMYMRKKGINTLINIMSRLGQDDPSPSRINHNERLEFLGDAVVEFLTSVHLFYLFPNLEEGGLATYRTAIVQNQHLAMLAKKLELDRFMLYAHGPDLCRESDLRHAMANCFEALIGAVYLEGGLKEAKLLFGRLLFNTEDLREVWLNFPPHPLQVQEPLTDRQLIESSPVLQKLTGFEEAIGVLFTHVRLLARAFTLRTVGFNHLTLGHNQRMEFLGDSIMQLVATEYLFIHFPDHHEGHLTLLRSSLVNNRTQAKVAEELGMQEHAITNDKTKRPVALRTKTLADLLEWGSRVGLMIRRLPVRCQGWRVTTEEPLSKAPNPHLLPGRCSDSCPLLRVYVWSPLAVRVFTTLWMG